From a region of the Streptomyces tirandamycinicus genome:
- a CDS encoding NAD-dependent epimerase/dehydratase family protein — protein sequence MKVLVTGASGFLGSHIVDACLRAGDTVRVLVREESDLGHLRTVAGVEFAYGDLRDTASLRRATAGVDVVHHSAARVTDRGTRAQFRDENVRGTERLMAAARRAGARRFVFISSPSALMGVRGGDQLGIDESEPYPARHLNLYSETKAEAERLVLAADRREFTTVALRPRAVWGPRDTSGFMPRLIAKMMTGRLPDLSGGRPVYASLCYCENAADACVRAARADGVGGRAYFIADREPVEVWSMLAVLAGRFGGKPPTRQVSLGLLRALAATADTLWKLPPLARHSSPPLSRYTLALLTRSATYDTSAARRDLAPPPVAHDVGMARLEAWIDGIGGVNEYIRKVR from the coding sequence GTGAAGGTACTGGTGACGGGCGCGTCGGGGTTCCTGGGCAGCCACATCGTCGACGCCTGCCTGCGCGCGGGAGACACGGTGCGGGTCCTCGTCCGCGAGGAGAGCGACCTCGGCCATCTGCGCACCGTCGCGGGCGTCGAGTTCGCGTACGGGGATCTGCGTGACACCGCGTCCCTGCGAAGGGCGACGGCAGGCGTCGACGTCGTGCACCACAGCGCGGCCCGGGTCACCGACCGCGGCACCCGCGCCCAGTTCCGGGACGAGAACGTCCGGGGCACCGAACGCCTGATGGCGGCGGCCCGGCGGGCCGGGGCACGGCGCTTCGTGTTCATCAGCAGCCCCAGCGCGCTGATGGGCGTCCGCGGCGGAGACCAGCTCGGCATCGACGAGAGCGAGCCCTACCCCGCACGCCACCTCAACCTCTACTCGGAGACCAAGGCCGAAGCGGAGCGCCTGGTCCTGGCCGCGGACCGCAGGGAGTTCACCACCGTCGCACTGCGCCCGCGGGCCGTGTGGGGCCCGCGCGACACTTCCGGTTTCATGCCCCGGCTGATCGCGAAGATGATGACGGGACGTCTGCCCGACCTCTCCGGCGGCAGGCCGGTGTACGCCTCGCTGTGCTACTGCGAGAACGCCGCCGACGCCTGTGTACGGGCGGCGCGTGCCGACGGGGTCGGCGGCCGGGCGTACTTCATCGCCGACCGGGAGCCGGTGGAGGTGTGGAGCATGCTCGCCGTCCTCGCCGGAAGGTTCGGGGGCAAGCCCCCCACCCGGCAGGTCTCCCTCGGTCTGCTGCGGGCGCTCGCCGCCACGGCGGACACGCTCTGGAAGCTGCCGCCGCTGGCCAGGCACTCCTCCCCGCCGCTCTCCCGGTACACGCTGGCCCTGCTGACGCGTTCGGCGACGTACGACACGTCGGCCGCACGGCGGGACCTGGCCCCGCCGCCGGTCGCCCACGACGTGGGGATGGCCCGGCTCGAGGCCTGGATCGACGGCATCGGCGGCGTCAACGAGTACATCAGGAAGGTGCGGTAG
- a CDS encoding non-ribosomal peptide synthetase, whose protein sequence is MSRQHAAVSGGAGTGSLGRAVFRRPVSPTEWSYLAAARLGGELLVLQLVVEGTGPIDALALGRAVAEASASCPGSRLVRRGRMWADSGTPPRVVVAEGTPLDRTALTGAPELVAPLAHAEGRPACEVLLLTGEPGTVVFRASHAVMDLKGVSVWAAEVFRALRGEPPRGAADPLTDHALLDAVGRTGQRPRLGLDRRSPLGGRPGSGAVWRRRTVPGRHPALAAKVAAAVAEGVPGPAARIMVPVDLRRHAPGVSSTANLALPVFLDVPSGQSANAVQRRLLGALASRRELAGGAESALARLPLPAAAALLGASRAATRARHRYPASAIVSNAGRLTPADFQAGGFTARTVYALPVHAPLVPVSIALLELPEHIELVVSARGAADVGERCEALLDRIGSALGADAPASCPPPPAAPREPGAAELLLAPGPGGLPSLDDSVVQQFRAQVARRPDAPAVLGDGLRWSYAELDRRSDAVAAALLARGVRRGEVVGVLADRSALGLAGVWGVLKAGAAFLPVDVRNPARRVEELLCDAEARICLAERAWCDRAQGSGCTTLLLEHVAGDGATADERGRAALAAAAPGPDDLAYVIYTSGSTGRPKGVQIEHRSLTNVVGWIAPFMRCDEETRAAYSFSPGFDLSVMQIFAPLVHGGAVVPVPGELDHVKLRELFSGRLANTLGMTPTHLDLAWRLGVRATHIRALQSGGENLTTATSDRARASFGPDCLFVNVYGPTEATVACTVAVVGDGDGTGRPSAPIGVPVHRTSLAVLDERGQEVPDGEPGELHVTGVQLARGYLGRPDLTAERFVYLPDGRRAYRTGDLVLRLPDGQLEYAGRIDSQVKIRGHRVEPGEVEAALTALPDIAQAAVVARRRNDTGAQALCAFVVPVRGSAVFDEAAVRADLGRSLPSHLVPTVVCTVTRLPETTSGKTDRGALPNPFDGAPAPTEAPDVPDPATGPRPEGAADEPDPGVAAVTAGIWARVLRCDAADLDASSDFHALGGDSLLVLEMLAALGRELPGRDAEQRFLTRLGPLSDTLTLGRVVEAVEALRSES, encoded by the coding sequence ATGAGCAGGCAGCACGCCGCGGTGAGCGGCGGTGCCGGTACCGGGTCCCTTGGCCGGGCGGTCTTCCGCCGCCCCGTCTCCCCCACCGAGTGGTCCTACCTTGCCGCCGCCCGGCTGGGCGGCGAACTGCTGGTGCTGCAGCTGGTGGTCGAGGGCACCGGGCCGATCGACGCCCTGGCCCTCGGCCGTGCCGTGGCCGAGGCCTCGGCGTCATGCCCCGGCTCGCGGCTGGTGCGCCGCGGCAGGATGTGGGCCGACAGCGGAACTCCGCCACGGGTCGTGGTCGCCGAAGGAACGCCGCTGGACCGCACCGCGCTCACGGGAGCGCCGGAGCTCGTCGCGCCGCTCGCCCACGCGGAGGGCCGCCCGGCCTGCGAAGTGCTGCTGCTCACCGGCGAACCCGGCACCGTGGTCTTCAGGGCGTCCCACGCCGTGATGGACCTCAAGGGCGTGTCGGTCTGGGCCGCGGAGGTGTTCCGGGCCCTGCGGGGTGAACCCCCGCGGGGCGCCGCGGACCCGCTGACCGACCACGCGCTCCTGGACGCGGTGGGCAGGACCGGGCAGCGGCCCCGACTCGGGCTCGACCGGCGCTCACCGCTCGGCGGCCGGCCCGGCAGCGGTGCGGTGTGGCGGCGGCGTACGGTGCCGGGCCGCCATCCGGCGCTGGCCGCCAAGGTGGCGGCCGCGGTCGCGGAGGGCGTACCCGGCCCGGCGGCCCGGATCATGGTGCCCGTGGACCTGCGGCGTCACGCCCCGGGTGTGTCGTCGACGGCCAATCTGGCCCTGCCGGTCTTCCTGGACGTCCCGTCCGGCCAGAGCGCGAACGCCGTGCAGCGGCGGCTGCTGGGCGCGCTGGCCTCCCGGCGGGAACTGGCGGGCGGCGCGGAATCGGCCCTGGCGCGCCTTCCGCTTCCCGCGGCGGCGGCCCTGCTGGGCGCGTCACGCGCCGCCACCCGGGCACGGCACCGGTACCCGGCATCGGCCATCGTGTCGAACGCCGGCCGACTGACGCCGGCCGACTTCCAGGCCGGGGGGTTCACCGCGAGGACCGTGTACGCCCTGCCCGTGCACGCTCCCCTGGTACCGGTCAGCATCGCGCTGCTGGAACTGCCCGAGCACATCGAGCTGGTGGTCTCCGCCCGTGGGGCCGCTGACGTCGGCGAGCGCTGCGAGGCCCTGCTGGATCGCATCGGCTCCGCGCTGGGCGCGGACGCGCCGGCCTCGTGCCCGCCGCCCCCGGCGGCGCCGCGGGAGCCCGGCGCCGCCGAGCTGCTGCTCGCGCCCGGGCCCGGCGGCCTTCCCTCACTGGACGACTCGGTGGTGCAGCAGTTCCGGGCGCAGGTCGCCCGCCGGCCGGACGCGCCCGCGGTGCTCGGCGACGGCCTGCGGTGGTCGTACGCGGAACTGGACCGCCGCTCCGACGCCGTCGCGGCCGCACTGCTCGCCCGCGGCGTCCGGCGCGGCGAGGTCGTCGGGGTCCTGGCGGACCGTTCGGCGCTGGGCCTGGCCGGGGTCTGGGGCGTACTGAAGGCGGGCGCCGCCTTCCTGCCCGTCGACGTACGCAATCCGGCGCGGCGGGTCGAGGAACTGCTGTGCGACGCGGAAGCCCGCATCTGCCTGGCGGAGAGGGCCTGGTGCGACCGGGCTCAGGGCAGCGGTTGCACGACGCTCCTCCTCGAGCACGTCGCGGGCGACGGAGCGACCGCCGACGAGCGCGGCCGCGCGGCCCTCGCCGCCGCCGCTCCGGGCCCCGACGATCTGGCGTACGTCATCTACACCTCGGGCTCCACCGGCAGGCCCAAGGGCGTCCAGATCGAGCACCGCAGCCTGACCAACGTCGTCGGGTGGATCGCCCCCTTCATGCGCTGCGACGAGGAGACCCGGGCCGCGTACTCCTTCTCCCCCGGATTCGACCTCTCGGTCATGCAGATCTTCGCGCCCCTCGTGCACGGCGGTGCCGTCGTGCCGGTGCCCGGTGAGCTCGACCACGTCAAGCTGCGCGAGTTGTTCTCCGGACGCCTGGCCAACACCCTCGGGATGACGCCGACCCATCTCGATCTCGCGTGGCGCCTCGGAGTCCGCGCCACGCACATCCGCGCGCTCCAGTCCGGCGGCGAGAACCTCACCACGGCGACCAGCGACCGGGCACGCGCGTCCTTCGGGCCCGACTGCCTCTTCGTGAACGTCTACGGCCCCACCGAGGCCACGGTGGCCTGCACCGTCGCCGTCGTCGGCGACGGCGACGGCACCGGGCGCCCGTCCGCACCGATCGGAGTGCCGGTGCACCGCACGTCGCTGGCCGTACTCGACGAGCGGGGCCAGGAAGTCCCGGACGGCGAGCCGGGTGAACTCCACGTGACGGGAGTGCAGTTGGCCCGCGGCTACCTCGGCCGCCCCGACCTGACGGCCGAACGCTTCGTGTACCTCCCGGACGGCCGGCGCGCCTACCGCACGGGTGACCTGGTGCTCCGCCTGCCCGACGGGCAACTGGAGTACGCCGGACGGATCGACTCCCAGGTGAAGATCCGCGGTCACCGTGTCGAGCCGGGCGAGGTCGAGGCCGCGCTCACCGCTCTGCCGGACATCGCGCAGGCCGCGGTGGTCGCCCGCCGCAGGAACGACACCGGCGCGCAGGCGCTGTGCGCTTTCGTGGTGCCGGTCCGCGGCTCCGCCGTCTTCGACGAGGCGGCCGTACGGGCGGATCTCGGGCGCTCGCTGCCGTCCCACCTGGTGCCGACGGTGGTGTGTACGGTCACCCGGCTGCCGGAGACGACCAGCGGCAAGACCGACCGCGGCGCGCTGCCGAACCCCTTCGACGGAGCACCCGCACCCACGGAGGCGCCCGACGTGCCGGACCCCGCCACCGGACCGCGTCCCGAGGGGGCGGCAGACGAGCCGGACCCCGGTGTGGCCGCGGTGACGGCCGGGATCTGGGCCCGTGTCCTGCGCTGCGATGCCGCGGACCTCGATGCCTCGTCCGACTTCCACGCGCTGGGCGGCGACTCGCTCCTCGTCCTGGAGATGCTGGCAGCGCTGGGCCGGGAGCTGCCGGGGAGGGACGCGGAGCAGCGGTTCCTGACCCGGCTCGGCCCTCTGAGCGACACCCTGACGCTCGGCCGGGTGGTCGAGGCCGTCGAGGCGCTGCGGAGCGAGTCGTGA
- a CDS encoding formyltransferase family protein has protein sequence MIFVGEGALLWRAVRHTLDSGLPVDLVCGPPPAVNAARPDVPFRAATDVNSVAAELVAASTDGVVWSLNNRMIFRAPVLSSGLRVLNVHHGPLPAYRGLPAVALVYAMLRGEREFAATLHQVDAGIDTGPVLAADRYPIGPDEPFHTVLRRGLQICHGLFERCLPLVAADPAWNGGPDRPGGAGPGGYFGRRELARLPRYRDHPNFGRATDLGFLAGYLPELAAVLG, from the coding sequence GTGATCTTCGTCGGAGAGGGCGCCCTCCTGTGGCGCGCCGTTCGGCACACCCTCGACAGCGGCCTGCCCGTGGACCTGGTCTGCGGTCCTCCCCCGGCCGTGAACGCCGCCCGGCCCGATGTCCCCTTCCGTGCCGCCACGGACGTCAACTCCGTGGCGGCCGAACTGGTCGCCGCCAGCACGGACGGCGTCGTCTGGTCGCTGAACAACCGGATGATCTTCCGTGCGCCGGTGCTGTCCAGCGGGCTGCGCGTCCTCAACGTCCACCACGGTCCGCTGCCCGCCTACCGGGGGCTGCCGGCAGTGGCCCTGGTCTACGCGATGCTGCGTGGCGAGCGGGAGTTCGCCGCGACCCTCCACCAGGTGGACGCGGGAATCGACACCGGGCCCGTGCTGGCCGCCGACCGCTATCCGATCGGGCCCGACGAGCCGTTCCACACGGTTCTGCGCCGCGGGCTGCAGATCTGCCATGGGCTCTTCGAGCGATGCCTGCCGCTGGTGGCGGCCGACCCCGCCTGGAACGGCGGGCCGGACCGGCCCGGCGGCGCCGGCCCCGGTGGCTACTTCGGCCGCAGGGAACTGGCCCGTCTACCGCGGTACCGGGACCACCCCAACTTCGGCCGGGCCACCGACCTGGGCTTCCTGGCGGGCTACCTCCCGGAGCTCGCCGCGGTCCTGGGATGA
- a CDS encoding lysyl oxidase family protein: MTTTRTTRLRRPLIAGTTAIAAIAAVTVTAGFAATASDSAKAAAAGPDLRLIAASSSITLTSWKEDPGVYLDLGTYLTAEGTPLELKVTRKSYRDPVTITQTVYEGGKARAKALPNGTVKDFSGLPGFAEITVTDKAGKQVLRRAESFCPNNASGRVRPDAPATSKYPESCPTNPFTLGSVWGVEKGWAANTYAGSYTRPVELAAGTYTAKVSVAKKYRDLFGIANRPATVKVTVQERSFEDGRGAAARTAGSGEHAGHGAAHPAPSAAGAAHAGHGPGHAPTPAQAAAAVTSGAGPSYNVGHGPLKAAPPALPWALKKQQTARSARVGDTEGQTDGSRKAPALGPLAKRPAGKPSVPNVPKPDLRSLPAYGITISDGGEDVPGKDYLAFSANVWNAGPAQLVVDGFRSPGKATMDAYQYFYDAKGKQVGYTPTGTMEWDPRPGHMHWHFTDFASYRLLKADKKETVRSGKEAFCLANTDAVDYTVKNANWHPFNTDLATACGQENSISVREVLDVGSGDTYTQDLPGQSFDITSLPNGTYYIQVLANPENRLKETSTANNSALRKVVLGGKPGKRTVTVPAHELVNAN, encoded by the coding sequence ATGACCACCACGCGCACCACCCGGCTGCGGCGTCCGCTGATCGCGGGCACCACGGCCATCGCCGCCATCGCCGCCGTGACCGTGACGGCAGGATTCGCGGCCACCGCATCGGATTCGGCGAAGGCCGCGGCGGCCGGGCCCGACCTGCGGCTCATCGCGGCGAGCAGCTCGATCACGCTCACCTCCTGGAAGGAGGACCCGGGCGTCTACCTGGATCTCGGAACCTACCTCACCGCGGAGGGGACTCCGCTGGAGCTGAAGGTGACCCGGAAGTCCTACCGGGACCCGGTGACCATCACCCAGACCGTCTACGAGGGCGGCAAGGCCAGGGCGAAGGCACTGCCCAACGGCACCGTGAAGGACTTCTCCGGGCTGCCGGGCTTCGCGGAGATCACGGTCACCGACAAGGCCGGCAAGCAGGTCCTCAGACGTGCCGAGAGCTTCTGCCCGAACAACGCCAGTGGGCGCGTGCGGCCCGACGCGCCCGCCACCTCGAAGTATCCGGAGAGCTGCCCCACCAACCCCTTCACCCTCGGTTCCGTGTGGGGCGTGGAGAAGGGCTGGGCCGCCAACACGTACGCGGGGTCGTACACCAGGCCGGTCGAGCTGGCCGCCGGTACCTACACCGCCAAGGTCTCGGTCGCCAAGAAGTACCGTGACCTGTTCGGCATCGCGAACAGGCCCGCCACGGTGAAGGTGACCGTGCAGGAGCGCAGCTTCGAGGACGGCCGGGGCGCCGCGGCCCGGACGGCCGGCTCCGGTGAGCACGCCGGACACGGCGCCGCCCACCCGGCGCCGTCGGCAGCCGGCGCCGCCCACGCCGGCCACGGGCCGGGGCACGCCCCGACGCCCGCCCAGGCCGCCGCCGCGGTGACGAGCGGCGCCGGGCCCTCGTACAACGTCGGTCACGGGCCGCTGAAGGCCGCGCCTCCCGCTCTGCCGTGGGCGCTGAAGAAGCAGCAGACGGCACGTTCGGCCAGGGTCGGCGACACCGAAGGCCAGACCGACGGCTCGCGCAAGGCACCGGCCCTGGGGCCGCTGGCCAAGCGGCCCGCCGGCAAGCCCTCCGTCCCGAACGTCCCCAAGCCGGACCTGCGGTCGCTGCCGGCCTACGGCATCACCATCAGCGACGGCGGAGAGGACGTCCCCGGCAAGGACTACCTGGCCTTCAGCGCCAATGTCTGGAACGCCGGCCCGGCGCAGCTCGTGGTGGACGGATTCCGCTCGCCCGGCAAGGCCACGATGGACGCCTACCAGTACTTCTACGACGCCAAGGGCAAGCAGGTCGGCTACACCCCGACCGGCACCATGGAGTGGGACCCGCGGCCGGGCCACATGCACTGGCACTTCACCGACTTCGCCAGCTACCGGCTGCTGAAGGCGGACAAGAAGGAGACCGTGCGCAGCGGCAAGGAGGCCTTCTGCCTGGCCAACACCGACGCGGTCGACTACACGGTGAAGAACGCCAACTGGCACCCGTTCAACACCGATCTGGCCACCGCGTGCGGCCAGGAGAACTCGATCTCCGTCCGGGAGGTGCTGGACGTCGGCTCCGGTGACACCTACACCCAGGATCTGCCCGGTCAGTCCTTCGACATCACCAGCCTGCCCAACGGCACGTACTACATCCAGGTGCTGGCGAACCCGGAGAACCGGCTGAAGGAGACCAGTACCGCCAACAACAGCGCGCTGCGGAAGGTCGTCCTCGGCGGCAAGCCGGGCAAGCGGACGGTGACGGTGCCGGCGCACGAGCTGGTGAACGCCAACTGA
- a CDS encoding aldehyde dehydrogenase family protein, with protein sequence MTVLNHIGGADVPAACGAATRLVDPTSGLTRGTAPLSGTADADAACAAAAAAYDRWSLTTPAQRQRALLRIAEAMEDHADALVAAETGDTGKPAGLFRADELPAAVDTVRYFAGAARNLPGSAAGEYTEGRTSLLRREPVGVCAQITPWNYPLMMAVWKVAPAIAAGNTVVLKPADTTPSSSALLAGLAAEHLPPGVLNVVCGDRDTGRALVHQPAVRMVAVTGSVRAGREIAAAAAADLKRVHLELGGNAPVIVHHDADIETTAAELAAVAYYNAGQDCTAPTRILVHTAVHDAFLTAFAAQAEKRRPAADFGPLNNAAQLASVEGLLERLPARAEIVAGGARAPRPGYYHEATVVTGVQQDDEIVQQEVFGPVVTVQPFADETEAFRLANGVRLGLAAGVWTTDHDRAMRATRALHTGIVWVNTHGTTVSEMPHGGVKHSGYGSDLSLAGLLDYTQVKHVML encoded by the coding sequence GTGACCGTCCTCAACCACATCGGGGGAGCGGACGTCCCCGCCGCGTGCGGTGCGGCGACACGGCTCGTCGACCCCACCAGCGGCCTGACCCGGGGCACCGCACCGCTGTCCGGCACCGCCGACGCCGACGCCGCCTGCGCCGCGGCGGCCGCAGCGTACGACCGCTGGTCGCTGACCACCCCGGCCCAGCGGCAGCGTGCCCTGCTGCGCATCGCCGAGGCCATGGAGGACCACGCCGACGCACTCGTGGCCGCCGAGACGGGCGACACGGGAAAGCCCGCCGGCCTCTTCCGCGCCGACGAACTGCCCGCCGCCGTCGACACCGTCCGCTACTTCGCCGGCGCCGCACGGAACCTGCCGGGATCCGCCGCCGGCGAGTACACCGAGGGGCGCACCTCGCTGCTCCGGCGCGAGCCCGTCGGCGTCTGCGCCCAGATCACTCCGTGGAACTACCCGCTGATGATGGCCGTGTGGAAGGTCGCCCCCGCGATCGCCGCCGGGAACACCGTCGTCCTCAAACCCGCCGACACCACGCCTTCGTCGTCCGCCCTGCTCGCCGGCCTCGCCGCCGAGCATCTGCCGCCCGGCGTCCTCAACGTGGTCTGCGGCGACCGCGACACCGGCCGCGCGCTCGTCCACCAGCCCGCCGTCCGGATGGTCGCCGTCACCGGCAGCGTCCGCGCCGGCCGGGAGATAGCCGCGGCGGCGGCCGCCGACCTCAAGCGCGTCCACCTGGAACTCGGCGGCAACGCCCCCGTCATCGTCCACCACGACGCCGACATCGAGACCACCGCCGCGGAACTCGCCGCCGTCGCGTACTACAACGCGGGCCAGGACTGCACCGCCCCCACCCGCATCCTGGTGCACACCGCCGTCCACGACGCCTTCCTCACCGCGTTCGCGGCGCAGGCGGAGAAGCGGCGCCCGGCGGCCGACTTCGGCCCCCTCAACAACGCCGCCCAACTCGCCTCGGTCGAAGGGCTGCTGGAGCGGCTGCCGGCCCGCGCGGAGATCGTCGCCGGAGGCGCGCGGGCCCCGCGCCCCGGCTACTACCACGAGGCCACCGTCGTCACCGGAGTCCAGCAGGACGACGAGATCGTCCAGCAGGAGGTGTTCGGCCCGGTCGTCACGGTGCAGCCCTTCGCCGACGAGACCGAGGCGTTCCGGCTCGCCAACGGGGTACGGCTCGGACTCGCCGCCGGTGTCTGGACCACCGACCACGACCGGGCCATGCGGGCGACGCGTGCGCTCCACACGGGGATCGTGTGGGTCAACACCCACGGCACCACCGTGTCGGAGATGCCGCACGGCGGTGTCAAGCACTCGGGCTACGGCAGCGATCTGTCCCTCGCCGGACTGCTCGACTACACCCAGGTCAAGCATGTGATGCTGTGA
- a CDS encoding flavin monoamine oxidase family protein: MNHDVIVLGAGLAGLAAARDLAAGGADVLVLEARDRVGGRVEQTALPDGRLVQLGGEVVGRAHTAYRELAAELGLTLVPSYVAEPGRMARATPEGVCAGDPPHWFGPGDEARHRRLTAAFTALAEGVDPDDPWSHPEAGALDALSVAGWLRMEGAGPAVVRLWEIGQLALASGSYERTSLLSALRKHAAVPGTGAREHYDYEDWEGLRVAEGSATVALRMAADLGPRVRTGAPVDRLAVRPGGCTVRLAGGETLTAGAVVCALPVGPLRAVAVSGVSDARLSSLHRQRQAVAAKFTAAYDKPFWRDSGLSGLSECEGVLGSTWPQNEGVLSALVPPERYGVLLGMPDALRTRELLADIARLYGEEARTPLSTHIRMWGTDPWTRGYVTQWLPGDVTAVGPLHGTHEPPFYVCGSDQWVAGYMEGAVRTGRAAAKEALRRG, encoded by the coding sequence ATGAACCACGACGTCATCGTGCTCGGCGCCGGCCTCGCCGGCCTCGCCGCCGCACGGGACCTGGCGGCCGGCGGCGCCGACGTGCTCGTCCTGGAGGCCCGGGACCGCGTCGGCGGACGCGTCGAGCAGACCGCACTCCCCGACGGCCGGCTCGTCCAGCTCGGCGGAGAGGTCGTCGGCCGCGCCCACACCGCCTACCGCGAACTCGCCGCCGAACTCGGACTGACCCTGGTCCCCAGCTATGTCGCCGAACCCGGCCGCATGGCCAGGGCCACCCCGGAAGGCGTCTGCGCGGGCGATCCGCCCCACTGGTTCGGCCCCGGCGACGAAGCCCGTCACCGGCGCCTCACCGCCGCCTTCACCGCCCTCGCCGAGGGCGTCGACCCCGACGACCCGTGGTCCCACCCCGAAGCCGGTGCCCTCGACGCCCTGTCGGTCGCCGGCTGGCTCCGCATGGAAGGCGCGGGTCCGGCCGTCGTCCGCCTCTGGGAGATCGGGCAACTCGCCCTCGCCAGCGGCTCGTACGAGCGCACCTCGCTGCTGTCGGCCCTGCGCAAGCACGCCGCCGTCCCCGGCACCGGCGCACGCGAACACTACGACTACGAGGACTGGGAGGGACTGCGGGTCGCGGAGGGTTCCGCCACCGTCGCCCTCCGCATGGCGGCGGACCTCGGCCCCCGTGTCCGCACCGGCGCGCCCGTGGACCGGCTCGCCGTACGCCCCGGCGGCTGCACCGTACGGCTCGCCGGCGGCGAGACGCTCACCGCGGGCGCCGTCGTCTGCGCACTGCCCGTGGGCCCGCTGCGCGCGGTCGCCGTCAGCGGCGTCTCCGACGCGCGGCTCTCCTCGCTGCACCGGCAGCGCCAGGCCGTCGCCGCCAAGTTCACCGCCGCCTACGACAAGCCCTTCTGGCGCGACAGCGGCCTCAGCGGCCTCTCCGAATGCGAGGGCGTACTGGGCTCCACCTGGCCGCAGAACGAGGGCGTCCTCTCCGCCCTGGTACCCCCCGAACGCTACGGAGTGCTCCTCGGCATGCCCGACGCCCTGCGCACCCGCGAACTGCTCGCCGACATCGCCCGCCTCTACGGCGAGGAGGCCCGCACCCCGCTGAGCACCCACATCCGGATGTGGGGCACCGACCCCTGGACCCGGGGATACGTCACCCAGTGGCTTCCCGGTGACGTGACGGCCGTCGGCCCTCTGCACGGCACCCACGAACCGCCCTTCTACGTCTGCGGATCCGACCAGTGGGTCGCCGGCTACATGGAAGGCGCGGTGCGCACCGGCCGCGCGGCCGCGAAGGAGGCGCTGCGCCGTGGCTGA
- a CDS encoding ABC transporter ATP-binding protein — protein MTPTASSHHTTPADSTPTSTTAPTKTPAPAVRLDGISKSYGDSHAVHELSLDIAPGEFFSLLGPSGCGKTTTLRMIGGFTDPTDGTVLLGGEDVTALPPNKRDVNTVFQSYALFDHLSVADNVAFGLKRKGVGRAEIRERVGTMLERVQLGGLGDRKPRTLSGGQRQRVALARALVNRPQVLLLDEPLAALDLKLRRRMQVELKQIQREVGITFVFVTHDQDEALTMSDRIAVMNEGHVEQCGTPEDVYERPSGSFVASFMGTSNLVPGTYRAGRIAVDEGPSLPVGTRAGIADGSRVHLSVRPEKIWLSDFEPGMVLATGVVRETVYSGATTTYLIELAPGITLSVLEQNTARSRMEDRWAGGERVEVGWKPEHCLVLD, from the coding sequence GTGACGCCCACCGCCTCCTCGCACCACACCACCCCCGCCGACTCCACCCCCACCTCCACCACCGCGCCGACAAAGACCCCCGCACCCGCCGTCCGGCTCGACGGGATCAGCAAGAGCTACGGCGACTCCCATGCCGTGCACGAGCTCTCCCTGGACATCGCCCCCGGCGAGTTCTTCTCGCTCCTCGGCCCCTCCGGCTGCGGCAAGACCACCACGCTGCGGATGATCGGCGGCTTCACCGACCCCACCGACGGCACCGTCCTGCTCGGCGGAGAGGACGTCACCGCCCTCCCGCCGAACAAGCGCGACGTCAACACCGTCTTCCAGAGCTACGCCCTGTTCGACCATCTCTCGGTCGCGGACAACGTGGCCTTCGGCCTCAAGCGCAAGGGCGTCGGACGCGCCGAGATCCGTGAGCGGGTCGGCACCATGCTGGAGCGGGTGCAGCTCGGCGGTCTCGGCGACCGCAAACCCCGGACGCTCTCCGGCGGCCAGCGCCAGCGCGTCGCCCTCGCCCGGGCCCTGGTCAACCGCCCGCAGGTGCTGCTCCTCGACGAGCCGCTCGCGGCCCTCGACCTCAAGCTCCGCCGCCGGATGCAGGTCGAGCTCAAGCAGATCCAGCGCGAGGTCGGCATCACCTTCGTCTTCGTCACCCACGACCAGGACGAGGCGTTGACCATGTCCGACCGGATCGCGGTGATGAACGAGGGACACGTCGAGCAGTGCGGAACCCCCGAGGACGTCTACGAGCGCCCGTCCGGCAGCTTCGTCGCGTCCTTCATGGGCACCTCCAACCTGGTCCCGGGCACCTATCGCGCCGGCCGGATCGCCGTCGACGAGGGACCTTCGCTGCCCGTCGGCACCCGGGCCGGCATCGCCGACGGCAGCCGCGTCCACCTCTCCGTGCGCCCCGAGAAGATCTGGCTGTCCGACTTCGAACCGGGCATGGTCCTGGCCACCGGCGTCGTCCGCGAGACCGTCTACTCGGGCGCCACCACCACGTACCTCATCGAACTCGCCCCCGGCATCACGCTCTCCGTACTGGAGCAGAACACCGCCCGCTCGCGCATGGAGGACCGCTGGGCCGGCGGAGAACGCGTCGAGGTCGGCTGGAAGCCCGAACACTGCCTCGTCCTGGACTGA